The Magnolia sinica isolate HGM2019 chromosome 10, MsV1, whole genome shotgun sequence genome includes a window with the following:
- the LOC131258132 gene encoding callose synthase 3-like isoform X2 — translation MSALPSLCDHFVKLIKYLLDNKPEERDRVIILFQDMLEVVTRDIMEEQFSSLLDSSHGGGPYGRYEAMTPLDQQYRLFASSAAIKFPLPESEAWKEKIKGLYLLLTVKESAMDVPSNLEARRRISFFSNSLFMDMPPAPKVRDMLSFS, via the exons ATGAGTGCTCTCCCCAGCCTTTGTGACCATTTTGTGAAGCTGATTAAATATTTG TTAGACAATAAACCTGAAGAAAGGGATCGGGTCATCATTCTATTCCAAGACATGCTGGAGGTTGTGACTAGAGACATAATGGAGGAACAGTTTTCCAG CCTTTTGGATTCAAGCCATGGTGGTGGTCCTTATGGAAGGTATGAAGCGATGACACCTCTTGATCAACAATATCGGTTATTTGCATCCTCTGCAGCAATCAAATTTCCACTACCTGAATCAGAAGCCTGGAAAGAGAAG ATCAAAGGGCTGTATCTGTTGCTCACTGTGAAGGAATCTGCAATGGATGTACCATCCAACCTAGAAGCCCGAAGGCGAATTTCTTTCTTCTCAAATTCTTTGTTCATGGATATGCCACCAGCACCTAAAGTTCGTGATATGCTTTCATTCTC GTGA
- the LOC131258132 gene encoding callose synthase 3-like isoform X1 has product MSALPSLCDHFVKLIKYLLDNKPEERDRVIILFQDMLEVVTRDIMEEQFSSLLDSSHGGGPYGRYEAMTPLDQQYRLFASSAAIKFPLPESEAWKEKIKGLYLLLTVKESAMDVPSNLEARRRISFFSNSLFMDMPPAPKVRDMLSFSACTGEVRL; this is encoded by the exons ATGAGTGCTCTCCCCAGCCTTTGTGACCATTTTGTGAAGCTGATTAAATATTTG TTAGACAATAAACCTGAAGAAAGGGATCGGGTCATCATTCTATTCCAAGACATGCTGGAGGTTGTGACTAGAGACATAATGGAGGAACAGTTTTCCAG CCTTTTGGATTCAAGCCATGGTGGTGGTCCTTATGGAAGGTATGAAGCGATGACACCTCTTGATCAACAATATCGGTTATTTGCATCCTCTGCAGCAATCAAATTTCCACTACCTGAATCAGAAGCCTGGAAAGAGAAG ATCAAAGGGCTGTATCTGTTGCTCACTGTGAAGGAATCTGCAATGGATGTACCATCCAACCTAGAAGCCCGAAGGCGAATTTCTTTCTTCTCAAATTCTTTGTTCATGGATATGCCACCAGCACCTAAAGTTCGTGATATGCTTTCATTCTC TGCCTGCACAGGTGAGGTGCGACTTTGA